The proteins below come from a single Penaeus monodon isolate SGIC_2016 chromosome 23, NSTDA_Pmon_1, whole genome shotgun sequence genomic window:
- the LOC119588133 gene encoding uncharacterized protein LOC119588133: MPDSIVLRGLKIAVTKEFSGVWVQGRDSASEDFMSVATDEPSLFSLGCHGPPCAQCIGLNCGNPDLSAPDCSSYLLHSVSLPLNAPYSISWRPEGERVLTVALKSKTSIILVPKNDRNRTHRIHFKTEGKYVRVDIPSLDKKITLEDNATMNAMVTLRTQKHPSRWILPCSDATTGQS; this comes from the exons ATGCCGGATTCCATCGTCCTCCGAGGTCTGAAAATCGCAGTGACTAAAGAATTTTCTGGAGTGTGGGTTCAGG GGAGGGACTCCGCGAGCGAGGATTTCATGAGCGTTGCCACCGACGAACCGAGCCTCTTCTCGCTCGGCTGCCATGGACCGCCGTGTG cGCAGTGCATCGGACTCAACTGCGGGAACCCAGATCTTTCCGCTCCTG ACTGCAGTTCATACCTTCTTCATAGTGTGTCTCTTCCTCTCAACGCTCCTTACTCGATCTCTTGGCGTCCGGAAGGAGAAAGGGTCCTGACTGTGGCTTTGAAGAGCAAAACAAGTATCATTTTAGTGCCCAAGAATGATAGGAATCGGACACATAGGATTCATTTCAAGACGGAGG GGAAATATGTACGAGTGGACATCCCAAGCCTCGATAAAAAAATCACTTTGGAAGATAATGCAACGATGAACGCAATGGTTACGCTAAGGACCCAGAAACACCCAAGCAGGTGGATTCTCCCCTGCAGTGATGCAACAACAGGTCAGTCATAA